TACACATCGTTTCCCGAAACAGCAATTGCAGTAGTTGTTGGATAGCACAAGGTGCCATTGGCGGCCTGATAGGTCAGTTTTTGGGATAGATCTGTAAGTACGCCATTTTTCCAGTACCCTGCATTATTTCCCCAATAGTGGCTGCCTCCGGCAACATAGACATCATTCCCTGAAATAAACAAAGAGCTTACATAATCTGCATACATGCTAACGCCATACTGACCGCTACCCGACAACCCGGTAGTGTGAAAGCCGGGCAGCTTTGCTGCAATCCCATTTTTCCAGATGGTTGCCAGATTTCCAATTTTCGGGTACTCAGCAGACGGTGTGGTATAGGGTACATGTACCGTATCGGCAAAGTAATTGGCAATACCTGCAACATATACATCATTATTAGCCATAAAAATCGAATTGGTGAAGGCGTCGCCGGATGAATCCGGTAAAAGGGTGGCAGTTTCATTTTTCCAGTATAATGGAGACGTACTGTACCTCGTAATATTATTAAAGCCAAATCCGGCTATGTATGCATCGTTGCCGGAAACAACCAGGGAAGAGCTGCCAAATTTATAAAATACTTTCGACTGAACAAGCAGGCTGCGGGCTACACCATTTTTCCAACATACGGCCGAATCACCACTGGTGCCAAGCACATATATATTTACAGGGTGAGATTGATTGCCATCTCCACTTCCGCCTGTGTTTTTCCTGCAGGCAGTGCTCAGTATCAACAGGCCCGATACCAGAAACAGGTAGTGAGCAGTTTTTGTTCCCTTTGGCATGGAATTATACGCGGTTTAGTTAACTTAAAGTTATCGCCAATTATTATAAATGCGTATCGTTATCAGGAATGTAACAAGTTTGTAACTTATAGCATAAACGGATTATGCGTAGCCAGAGTGAATCAGAGCAGGTTTTATATAATGATCTTTCGGACCTTTGATTGTTAACCTATATTTGCTTATGAGCCCGGCTAGCAACAATTTAATCACCCCAACTAACTTATATCATCCATGATAAAACAATGCTCAAAATGTGGAACACCGTTTAACTGTCAGAACGAGTCAAGAGGATGTTGGTGTGAGAACCTTCATTTGTCAAGCCAGCAGTTGACCCATTTAAAAGAAAACTATGACAATTGTCTTTGTTCAGAATGCTTAAAGGAGTTTGAAATGGTAAAGAAAACACCGGAACAACTTTGCCAGGAGTATTCAGATATTTTCAATGATGTTGCTGACTATGCTATAGTGGAGACAGCTGATTACCAATTTATACTTCAGATATCAGTAATGAATTATGTAATAATCGAGGAAGATTATAAAGCGGTCATTCATTTAATGAAAGAGAAGGGGGTTAGAGTTGTAAGCGATGCCGTAGCAGTAAAGCCAAAGGATTTTGTCAGATATCACAATATGTGGGATGAGGGACAAAAGACATTTCGATTGATTTCTCAAAGTGAGCTGGATCAAATATTGGAAGAAAGAGCAAAGAATAAAGGAAAAAAGTAACGAGCAGGAATGTACGTTATAACACTGGTTTCATATTGCTGTTAATTGATATGAATTAAAAGCAAAAGCGGCACTATTTTTTCTTGTTGTTGCCTTTAATCAAACCTTATGTTAATGCGTAACATTTTAATCTTATCTATCCTGGTTTTGTGTTTTTCCTGTAAAAAAGAGAGTACTGTAAATTCAACGGACTCTAACGATCCTAAAGGAGGCTCTGCCAATGCAGCACTGGGGACCGTTTATTATGTTGATGGCGCAGCGGGCAACGACGCTAATAATGGTCTTAGCCTCACCACCGCCTGGAAAACGATTCAGAAGTCCTTTAATACTGCCGGGGCGGGGAGCACGGTAATGATCAAAGGTGGAACTTACTACGAACAACTGACTGTAAAAGTTAGTGGCACTGCGGGAAGCCCTGTTACATTTACGAATTACAATGGTGAGCAGGTGATCATAGACGGGTCAAAGAATTCAGGCACTACCATTGTTACCATTACCGACAAAAGCAATCTCGTTTTCAGCAATCTTACGGTTCAGAATATTACAAAGAACAATGCCATAGGGGTGCTGGTTTCGGCAAATAAAACCGGTGGGGTAAGCAACCTGACTTTCCACAATGTGGCGTTCAAAAATATCAAATGGACCAGCAACGCGTCTACAACCCCCAATAGCAATCAAAATGCACAACCATTTATTGCATTCGGTTATGGCACAGCTCAGGCAAATGCCATTACGAACCTGGTGGTTGACAGTTGTGAATTCACCGGTAATGTTACCGGCTACAGCGAATCGTTGTCATTAGATGGCAATATCGACGGGTTCACTATTACCAACAACAAAGTACACGACAATTCGAACATTGGCATTGCAGCAATAGGACATTATGGAACAAGCTCCAATTCCGCCCTGGACCAGTCGCGTAATGGTTTGATCAGCGGAAATACCTGCTACAATAACAAGGCTGGTTATGCTACAAGCGGCGGTATTTATGTTGATGGCGGAGCAAATATTAAAATTGACCGGAATATAACCTATCAGAATGGTTATGGAATTGAAATAGGCAATGAAGAAAACGGCACGGCCAGTAACATCACGGTTACCAATAATTTAATTTACCTGAACGAGGTTTCAGGAGTAGCCATTGGCGGATATGACTCGGGTAATTCAGGGCAGGTGACGAATTGTACCATCAGGAATAACAGCTTTTTAAAAAACAATACCAACAATGATGGTTCCGGCGAATTTTATGTGACAAAGGCTTCCAACTGTACCATCGGGAATAATGTTTTTTATACTAATAGCCAGAATACCCTGTTCTCATTGGAGAATATCAGTCCGCAAACAGGAAATGTGATCGACTACAACGACTGGTATACACAATCGGGAAATGCTTCCGACATCACGGTCAACTGGCGCACTACCAGTTATGGATCATTTACTGATTATAAAACCAAATCATCGCAGGACGCACATTCTACTTTCAAGGATCCGCTTTTCAATGGGATTGGAACCATCCCCGACCTGCATGTGAAAACAGGAAGCCCCTGTTTACGTACCGGCAATGCTGCCTGGATCACAGATGCGGCAGAAAAGGACCTCGATGGCAAACCCAGGGTTGTTAATGGAACAGTTGACATGGGCGCTTATCAGCAGCAATAATCAAAACAAGCATATTTTCACCTTCAAGATTGCACCATCCGCCAGCTGGTGCAATTCTTTTTTAGGCTCTATATAATTGTATTTTGCAGCTAAAATTTGTCTATGACCAGGGATGAATTGATTGAATTAGGGAAAAAAATTATCGCACCTGATGTCAGTGAAGAGGAAGGGTCCGGGCTAATGGAATTGTTTGACGCACATGTGCCGCATCCGGTTTTTAAGGCCCGGGAGGTTAATAGTAAAGAAAAGCTGCTCTTAAACGCTCTAAAAGCGCAATAATGGCCGGGGGGCACAAATTTTGATGTTTCCCTAATAAATTAAATTATGAAACTGCCAGTTATTGCTACGGTTGCCGGATTATTTTCCGTACCGCCTGAAAAGGTTTTTGAAGCGTTCCTGGATACAAAAATGATTGGGCGTTTTATGTTTGGCCCGGAGGTGAGGGAAGAAGAGATTATAAGTCTTGACAACGAACCCCGGGTGGGAGGCAAATTTAGTTATGTCGTTCGCAGACAGGGAAAAACATTCAGTCATATTGGGGAATATCTCGAAATTGAACGTCCCCACCGCCTGGTATTCAGCTGGGCTGTAAAAGAAGATCCTTCAAATATTCAATCGCGCATCGATATCGAGGTCCTGCCCGTTATTGATGGCTGCGAACTTACCCTGAAGCATGAAATGCCGCATGGGCAGGAAGATTTTGTGGAAAAAAGCAAAATAGCCTGGGGCAAAATGATCGACAAGCTTACCGAAATATTGGGTTAGTGGACTGGTTCCTCAAGAATTTACCCCGTTTCATGTAAAAATATTTACCAGCCCCCATCCTTTCTTTTTTTTCGTGGTATGAAAAAACAATTTCACCACGAACACGAATATATACCCGATGCTGATAGCGACGGCGTTGACAGAAGAGGTTTTTTAAAATGTATGGCCTGGGCAGGTACCGGCGTATTCTGGATGATGACCGGCGGCGTTCTGAAATCATATGGCATGAGCCAGATGATTGATAAAAGCACCGGCCGGCTCAAAAATGGACTCGTTTTGCCAGCATCTGATTTTAGCTTTGTGCAGATCAGTGACAGCCACATTGGGTTTAATAAAGCCGCTAACCCCGATGTTTTAGGAACGCTGCAAAGTACCATTGATAAGATCAATAATCTGCCATCAGCTCCCTCATTTGTACTCCACACAGGCGATCTGTCGCACCTGGCCCAGGCCGAGGAATTCGATGTACTGGAGCAATCTTTAAAAAGCGTAAAGACCGGGAAAATATTTTATGTGCCCGGCGAACATGATGTCACAGATAATGGGAAACTTTACCTGGAACGCTTCGGCAAAGAGACCAAAGGCGATGGCTGGTACAGCTTCGACTCCAACGGCGTACATTTTATTGGGTTGGTAAACGTTACCAATCATGTTGACGGGGGACTCGGC
The Niastella koreensis GR20-10 genome window above contains:
- a CDS encoding right-handed parallel beta-helix repeat-containing protein, which codes for MRNILILSILVLCFSCKKESTVNSTDSNDPKGGSANAALGTVYYVDGAAGNDANNGLSLTTAWKTIQKSFNTAGAGSTVMIKGGTYYEQLTVKVSGTAGSPVTFTNYNGEQVIIDGSKNSGTTIVTITDKSNLVFSNLTVQNITKNNAIGVLVSANKTGGVSNLTFHNVAFKNIKWTSNASTTPNSNQNAQPFIAFGYGTAQANAITNLVVDSCEFTGNVTGYSESLSLDGNIDGFTITNNKVHDNSNIGIAAIGHYGTSSNSALDQSRNGLISGNTCYNNKAGYATSGGIYVDGGANIKIDRNITYQNGYGIEIGNEENGTASNITVTNNLIYLNEVSGVAIGGYDSGNSGQVTNCTIRNNSFLKNNTNNDGSGEFYVTKASNCTIGNNVFYTNSQNTLFSLENISPQTGNVIDYNDWYTQSGNASDITVNWRTTSYGSFTDYKTKSSQDAHSTFKDPLFNGIGTIPDLHVKTGSPCLRTGNAAWITDAAEKDLDGKPRVVNGTVDMGAYQQQ
- a CDS encoding SRPBCC family protein encodes the protein MKLPVIATVAGLFSVPPEKVFEAFLDTKMIGRFMFGPEVREEEIISLDNEPRVGGKFSYVVRRQGKTFSHIGEYLEIERPHRLVFSWAVKEDPSNIQSRIDIEVLPVIDGCELTLKHEMPHGQEDFVEKSKIAWGKMIDKLTEILG
- a CDS encoding metallophosphoesterase family protein, producing MKKQFHHEHEYIPDADSDGVDRRGFLKCMAWAGTGVFWMMTGGVLKSYGMSQMIDKSTGRLKNGLVLPASDFSFVQISDSHIGFNKAANPDVLGTLQSTIDKINNLPSAPSFVLHTGDLSHLAQAEEFDVLEQSLKSVKTGKIFYVPGEHDVTDNGKLYLERFGKETKGDGWYSFDSNGVHFIGLVNVTNHVDGGLGYLGPEQIKWLEKDLKPLSSSTPIVVFAHIPMWAIYPQWGWGTEDSAQALLLLKRFGSVSVLNGHIHQTIQKVEGNITFHTATSTAFPQPAPGGAPFPGPMKVPEEKLRSLLGLTSINYQEHNHSLAITDMPLIKSE